In Alteribacter lacisalsi, a genomic segment contains:
- a CDS encoding FixH family protein yields MKKVLSILIGAALLAAACGQDEEENSGADNTDQFGPIDVEVLMDEEGDPGEWTLETEVTQEGNPVDDADEVVFEVWIQGNQEDSDMVDYENVEEGVYTAPYTFEEDGIYYVVPHVTARGQHVMPRHEIAVGDVEESDYIEEEEDHSHDHDHGEDDENGGHGDGNGHHHHHSDLVEVESNFDSLNGDSRIEITVTKNGEPLEDGEVTLEMWQHGDEVREWVDMEYEGEGLYILDHEFEETGDYHVVIHIENDEIHEHLSEDFTIE; encoded by the coding sequence ATGAAAAAGGTACTTTCTATTTTAATTGGAGCAGCACTTCTGGCTGCTGCATGCGGTCAGGATGAAGAGGAGAATAGCGGTGCAGATAATACTGACCAGTTTGGACCGATTGATGTTGAAGTGCTGATGGATGAAGAGGGCGATCCGGGTGAGTGGACGCTGGAAACTGAAGTCACACAGGAAGGCAATCCGGTGGATGACGCTGATGAAGTCGTCTTTGAAGTCTGGATTCAGGGCAATCAGGAGGACAGTGACATGGTGGACTACGAAAATGTAGAAGAAGGTGTATATACAGCACCATACACGTTTGAAGAAGACGGTATTTATTATGTTGTTCCCCATGTGACCGCCCGCGGGCAGCACGTCATGCCCCGGCACGAGATTGCGGTAGGGGATGTGGAAGAGTCAGACTACATTGAGGAAGAAGAGGATCACAGTCATGACCACGACCATGGCGAAGATGACGAAAATGGCGGTCACGGAGACGGGAACGGGCACCACCATCATCATTCCGACCTTGTAGAGGTCGAGTCCAACTTTGATTCCCTGAATGGGGACAGCCGCATCGAAATCACAGTGACTAAAAATGGGGAACCTCTTGAGGATGGAGAAGTAACGCTTGAAATGTGGCAGCACGGTGATGAAGTGCGCGAGTGGGTCGACATGGAGTATGAAGGCGAGGGCCTGTACATCCTTGATCATGAGTTTGAGGAAACAGGAGATTACCACGTGGTAATCCACATTGAAAACGATGAGATTCATGAACATTTATCTGAGGATTTTACAATTGAATAA
- the arsD gene encoding arsenite efflux transporter metallochaperone ArsD, translating into MDAVIRIFDPAMCCETGVCGPTVDPELTRMANAVFLLEKKGINIRRFNLGSEPQAFVDDETVKKALEEKGTEALPLILVNGRIEKSGSYPSYEELAGWAGMDRSVLTVPEKKKDKRTLI; encoded by the coding sequence ATGGATGCAGTCATTCGAATCTTTGATCCCGCTATGTGCTGTGAAACAGGTGTTTGCGGTCCAACCGTTGATCCTGAACTTACCAGAATGGCGAATGCCGTTTTTCTGCTTGAAAAAAAAGGTATCAATATCCGGCGTTTTAATCTCGGGAGTGAGCCTCAGGCCTTTGTGGATGATGAAACGGTAAAGAAGGCTCTCGAGGAAAAGGGAACAGAGGCACTTCCTCTTATTCTTGTAAATGGCAGGATCGAAAAATCAGGGTCCTATCCGTCATACGAGGAACTGGCGGGCTGGGCCGGTATGGACCGATCTGTTCTCACAGTGCCGGAAAAAAAGAAAGACAAACGGACACTTATCTGA
- the arsC gene encoding arsenate reductase (thioredoxin), with protein sequence MTKPVIYFLCTGNSCRSQMAEAWGKHYLNDKYEVYSAGIEAHGVNPKAVKAMNEVDIDITDQTSDTIDKDLLDRADLVVTLCGHANDVCPATPPNKERVHWGFDDPAKAEGTDEEKWAVFQRVRDEIGSRIKRFAETGE encoded by the coding sequence ATGACAAAGCCGGTAATCTATTTTCTCTGTACAGGTAATTCCTGCCGAAGCCAGATGGCGGAAGCGTGGGGGAAGCATTACCTCAACGACAAATATGAGGTCTATTCTGCCGGAATTGAAGCACACGGCGTAAATCCGAAAGCCGTTAAAGCGATGAACGAAGTGGATATCGATATTACCGATCAGACTTCCGACACGATTGATAAAGATCTCCTTGATCGTGCGGACCTTGTTGTCACACTCTGTGGACATGCAAACGACGTCTGCCCGGCAACGCCGCCAAACAAAGAACGCGTTCACTGGGGCTTTGACGATCCGGCAAAAGCAGAAGGAACAGACGAAGAAAAATGGGCAGTATTCCAGCGTGTCCGAGACGAGATCGGAAGCCGCATTAAACGCTTTGCCGAGACCGGAGAATAA
- a CDS encoding Asp23/Gls24 family envelope stress response protein, with protein sequence MSILFHRGRVDPDKLNKLLISVLILALIGSFFLPFVLIAFVQDALYFSEHHWLFLAPTSAFYAIGGGLIWFAALILAYIVIYHIRDRKDRDVPHKWAFLTASLFMIPMITAGIANYYYIDESGIHFSGLTTISETTFHWYEIETVQPVGEDDRYIAYYLFTSKNGEYYLMPYTQDFSQQRNRIMSALEENDVPVLEQTYDPDLP encoded by the coding sequence ATGAGCATTCTTTTTCACCGGGGCCGAGTGGACCCTGATAAACTGAATAAACTTCTTATTTCTGTTCTGATCCTTGCCCTTATTGGGAGTTTTTTTCTTCCGTTCGTCCTTATTGCTTTTGTCCAGGATGCCCTGTATTTCTCCGAGCATCACTGGCTGTTTCTTGCCCCGACATCCGCTTTCTATGCGATCGGGGGCGGATTGATCTGGTTTGCCGCATTGATCCTCGCTTACATTGTGATTTATCATATCCGAGACCGTAAGGATCGTGACGTCCCTCATAAATGGGCTTTTCTCACTGCTTCCCTGTTCATGATTCCAATGATCACTGCAGGGATTGCAAACTATTATTATATTGACGAATCGGGTATTCATTTCAGTGGTCTTACAACCATTAGTGAAACCACATTCCACTGGTATGAAATTGAAACCGTACAGCCAGTAGGGGAAGACGATCGCTACATCGCCTATTACCTTTTCACAAGTAAGAATGGGGAGTATTATCTCATGCCTTACACGCAGGATTTCTCTCAGCAGCGGAACAGGATCATGTCTGCCCTGGAAGAAAACGATGTACCTGTTCTTGAACAGACCTACGACCCCGATTTGCCTTAA
- the arsA gene encoding arsenical pump-driving ATPase, with protein MTDIFTRDTIPETPFLFFTGKGGVGKTSAACAVSTALADAGRKVLLVSTDPASNLDDVFGIPVGSLPAPVEGVSGLDAVNIDPEAAAEAYRDKVVGPYRDQLPAPVVNQMEEQLSGACTVEIAAFDQFAALVSDERLLSSYDHIVFDTAPTGHTLRLLQLPAAWSGFLDESTHGASCLGPLAGLEAKKALYKKTVNVLADGEQTSLILVARPDQSSLKEAARAGTELAGTGLKNQVLLLNGVFEPADRHDPVAGALYEQQREAVKSIDRHLATLPQFTLPLVSYSLTGAEALRSLLRHEVNGQRVAARQDDKVELPGVEQILNELRTRSSGVIMTMGKGGVGKTVTAAAIAAGLVRAGKKVHLTTTDPADHISHTVLNHEEKERMTVSAIDPEKVTEAYKQNVLARSADSLDEAGLKYLQEDLESPCTEEIAVFQAFADVVGKADDQFVVIDTAPTGHTLLLLDASQSYQKEVARSSGDVPKSVEKLLPRLRNAEETFVAIVTLPEATPVLEAERLEKDLKRAGMMPAWWIVNQSMAATETTDALMRERASYEWKWIDLVMKRYAGRTLVVPWLTNVTKLQELFTETVK; from the coding sequence ATGACTGATATTTTCACCAGAGACACGATCCCTGAGACCCCTTTTTTATTTTTCACAGGAAAAGGAGGTGTCGGGAAAACGTCGGCTGCCTGTGCGGTGTCAACGGCACTTGCCGATGCAGGCAGAAAAGTTCTTCTTGTAAGTACCGACCCGGCTTCAAATCTGGATGATGTATTCGGGATCCCGGTAGGTTCCTTACCGGCTCCTGTCGAGGGAGTCTCAGGGCTTGATGCGGTGAACATTGATCCGGAAGCAGCTGCAGAAGCCTATCGTGATAAAGTAGTAGGCCCTTACCGGGATCAGCTGCCGGCGCCGGTCGTTAACCAGATGGAGGAGCAGCTTTCAGGTGCCTGTACCGTTGAAATTGCAGCATTTGATCAGTTTGCAGCTCTCGTATCTGACGAACGGCTGCTCAGCTCCTACGATCATATTGTGTTTGATACAGCCCCGACTGGGCATACGCTAAGACTGCTTCAACTGCCGGCAGCATGGTCCGGCTTTCTTGATGAAAGCACGCACGGTGCCTCCTGCCTTGGGCCGCTTGCCGGTCTGGAGGCTAAAAAGGCATTGTATAAAAAGACGGTGAATGTGCTGGCAGACGGGGAGCAGACGAGCCTGATTCTCGTTGCCCGCCCCGATCAATCGTCATTAAAGGAAGCTGCCCGTGCAGGCACAGAGCTGGCTGGTACAGGTCTGAAAAACCAGGTGCTTCTATTAAACGGTGTGTTTGAACCGGCTGACAGACATGATCCTGTGGCCGGAGCGCTTTATGAGCAGCAGAGGGAGGCTGTTAAGAGTATTGATCGTCACCTTGCGACGCTGCCGCAATTTACGCTGCCCCTGGTTTCCTATTCCCTGACGGGGGCGGAGGCTCTGCGTTCCCTCCTTCGTCACGAAGTGAATGGGCAGAGGGTGGCTGCCCGTCAAGATGACAAGGTGGAACTGCCTGGTGTGGAGCAGATTCTTAATGAGCTTAGAACCCGTTCCTCCGGCGTTATTATGACAATGGGGAAAGGCGGAGTTGGAAAAACGGTGACGGCTGCCGCAATTGCAGCGGGACTCGTTCGTGCTGGAAAAAAGGTTCACCTGACTACAACCGACCCGGCGGATCATATTTCACATACTGTATTGAACCACGAAGAAAAAGAACGGATGACCGTCAGTGCCATCGATCCTGAAAAAGTAACAGAAGCCTATAAACAGAATGTACTTGCCCGTTCAGCGGACAGTCTGGATGAAGCTGGACTGAAGTACCTGCAGGAGGATCTTGAGTCACCCTGCACAGAGGAGATTGCCGTTTTCCAGGCTTTTGCAGATGTGGTGGGAAAAGCGGATGACCAGTTTGTGGTGATCGATACAGCACCGACCGGACACACGCTGCTGTTACTGGATGCCTCCCAGTCGTACCAGAAGGAAGTTGCCCGCTCATCGGGAGACGTGCCGAAGTCTGTGGAAAAGCTTCTGCCCCGACTGCGAAATGCGGAAGAGACCTTCGTTGCCATTGTTACTTTGCCTGAGGCAACACCGGTACTTGAAGCGGAACGCCTGGAAAAAGACTTGAAGAGGGCAGGAATGATGCCCGCATGGTGGATTGTAAATCAAAGTATGGCAGCAACTGAAACGACAGATGCGCTAATGAGGGAACGGGCTTCGTATGAGTGGAAATGGATCGACCTTGTTATGAAGCGTTATGCTGGAAGGACCCTTGTTGTACCGTGGCTGACAAATGTAACAAAGCTGCAGGAGCTTTTTACTGAAACCGTAAAGTAG
- a CDS encoding DUF1538 domain-containing protein: MITTAFAGFSHILIEVALAVFPLVLFFIVFQVAFLRLPMKKVWTMMFGIVLTFIGLSFFLQGVSIGFFPAGLEIGAILGAREHVWVYLPLVGLILGFVATFAEPAIRILNHEVEKVTAGSIPGKVLLLTLSIGVAISIALSMIRILTGIPLWTILLPGYIAALIMIRYSKKRFVSIAFDAGGVATGPMTVTFIMAIAVGVANVTEGRDPLLDGFGMIATVALTPILSVLCLGLLYSRKESTGHDTSKKALQTRHHDREKETSQ; encoded by the coding sequence ATGATCACCACTGCTTTTGCAGGATTCAGCCACATCCTTATCGAAGTGGCTCTCGCGGTCTTTCCACTCGTCCTTTTTTTCATCGTGTTTCAGGTTGCCTTTCTGCGCCTTCCGATGAAAAAGGTATGGACAATGATGTTTGGTATTGTCCTTACGTTTATCGGCCTTTCTTTCTTTCTTCAGGGTGTGAGCATCGGCTTTTTTCCCGCCGGACTTGAAATTGGCGCGATTCTCGGTGCCCGTGAGCACGTCTGGGTTTACCTGCCTCTCGTCGGACTGATTCTCGGCTTTGTAGCAACCTTTGCAGAGCCTGCAATCCGTATTTTAAACCATGAAGTGGAAAAAGTAACAGCCGGCTCGATTCCCGGTAAAGTACTCCTTCTTACTTTATCCATTGGTGTGGCCATATCCATCGCTTTATCTATGATCCGGATTCTGACAGGTATTCCGCTCTGGACAATTCTGCTTCCGGGCTATATTGCAGCACTTATTATGATCCGCTATTCGAAAAAGAGATTTGTTTCGATCGCATTTGATGCAGGCGGGGTTGCTACGGGTCCAATGACCGTCACGTTTATCATGGCGATTGCAGTCGGAGTAGCCAATGTGACAGAAGGACGCGACCCGCTGCTTGACGGATTTGGTATGATTGCCACAGTGGCACTGACACCTATTCTCTCCGTTTTATGTCTTGGACTTTTATACAGCAGAAAGGAGAGCACCGGCCATGACACCTCAAAAAAAGCATTACAAACTCGTCATCACGATCGTGAAAAAGAAACAAGCCAATAA
- a CDS encoding DeoR family transcriptional regulator has protein sequence MLPDQRKKQILDWLEKENQLRVTDLSKRLGVSEMTVYRDIQQLTESGELVRTSRGVSKKTSSSSEMAGRGSCTYCHKPNAGRQQIQLIDENNHVEHLCCAHCGILRYDDLQNGVSQFICKDFLTDTTISAKMAYFLIGADPVMQCCQPQVIPFASKDQAVKFQKGFGGSLYTLAEAIDELNSQMNVSGCCKKH, from the coding sequence GTGCTGCCTGATCAGCGAAAAAAACAGATTCTCGATTGGCTCGAGAAAGAAAACCAATTGCGCGTAACAGACCTGAGTAAAAGACTCGGGGTCTCTGAGATGACAGTCTACCGTGATATTCAGCAGCTGACAGAGAGCGGTGAGCTGGTGAGGACAAGCCGCGGAGTATCAAAAAAGACTTCGTCATCTTCCGAAATGGCAGGAAGGGGGTCATGTACTTACTGTCATAAACCCAATGCTGGCCGTCAGCAGATTCAGTTGATTGATGAAAATAACCATGTGGAGCATCTGTGCTGCGCCCATTGCGGCATTCTAAGATATGATGATCTGCAGAATGGTGTTTCACAGTTTATCTGTAAGGATTTTCTCACAGATACCACGATCAGCGCAAAGATGGCGTACTTTCTTATAGGGGCAGATCCGGTTATGCAATGCTGCCAGCCTCAAGTAATTCCGTTTGCGTCTAAAGACCAGGCGGTCAAATTTCAAAAGGGCTTCGGTGGTTCACTTTATACTCTTGCAGAAGCAATTGATGAGCTGAACAGCCAGATGAATGTGTCCGGCTGCTGTAAGAAACATTAA
- a CDS encoding P-II family nitrogen regulator: protein MTPQKKHYKLVITIVKKKQANKVVAAAKRGGAEGGTILLGSGLGIREKESFFGIDLMYEKEIVLTLIPEDRVSAVLDQINQSAKLYKKGTGLGLVLDVVAVRGIVHSRLDLDLDEEALDMTTDHAQFELIVTIVNKGDAGIVIDASKKGGAEGGTILSGRGSGIHEQAKLLSMIIEPEKEIVLTLVTRENVKKVLHSIEEEANLNQPGKGIAFILPVEETIGINHEMKRGTEE, encoded by the coding sequence ATGACACCTCAAAAAAAGCATTACAAACTCGTCATCACGATCGTGAAAAAGAAACAAGCCAATAAAGTCGTCGCTGCTGCCAAGCGGGGCGGCGCAGAAGGCGGCACAATCCTGCTCGGATCCGGTCTCGGGATCCGGGAAAAGGAGTCATTTTTCGGCATTGACCTGATGTACGAAAAGGAAATCGTTCTCACTCTTATTCCAGAGGATCGTGTATCCGCGGTGCTCGATCAGATTAACCAGTCGGCCAAACTATATAAAAAAGGAACCGGCCTCGGCCTTGTACTCGATGTTGTGGCAGTCCGCGGCATTGTCCACAGCCGGCTTGACCTTGATCTCGATGAGGAGGCACTTGATATGACTACAGATCATGCACAGTTTGAACTGATCGTTACGATCGTAAACAAAGGAGATGCGGGAATCGTTATCGATGCTTCAAAAAAAGGCGGTGCAGAAGGGGGAACCATTTTATCCGGCCGCGGCTCTGGAATCCACGAACAGGCGAAGCTTCTCTCCATGATCATTGAACCGGAAAAAGAAATCGTTTTAACACTCGTGACGCGGGAAAATGTCAAAAAAGTGCTTCACAGCATCGAAGAGGAAGCGAATCTCAATCAGCCGGGCAAGGGCATCGCTTTCATCCTGCCGGTGGAAGAAACCATTGGTATTAATCATGAAATGAAGAGAGGAACGGAAGAGTAG
- a CDS encoding FbpB family small basic protein, with product MKIVFIYIYNVTFFTTYIDSFGFRNDHERMVTMLKQSMTMLINKNKEEILRSERELNKIEERLDQKLTRKTTRKLENK from the coding sequence GTGAAAATCGTTTTCATTTATATTTATAATGTAACATTCTTCACAACCTATATCGATTCTTTTGGATTCAGAAACGATCACGAAAGGATGGTAACGATGCTTAAGCAGTCAATGACAATGCTCATTAATAAGAATAAAGAAGAGATCCTCCGCAGTGAACGCGAACTCAATAAAATCGAAGAACGCCTGGATCAGAAACTTACACGTAAGACAACCCGTAAGCTGGAAAATAAATAA
- the asnB gene encoding asparagine synthase B → MCGIFATTRPVDEKMMDSVLESMKHRGPDEGKHVEVNAFHLGHQRLSIVGLDDGIQPITNAEENKWLVCNGEIYNHLRLRNEDLYGEQFLTHSDSEAVLKLYEKEGAESIEKLDGMFGYFIADVENNTFVAGRDTLGIKPLYYGRDEEGHYYFSSELKTLYLLIDDAHEFPHGHYFTPEKGFVSYRKIEAPHIEKPDHDVDAHLVTIRENLVGSVKKRLMADVEVGVLLSGGLDSSLIAAIANEHTDKPIKSFCVGSEGSADILRAREVAEYLGTEHYEYIYTEEELVEAMENVIYHLESYEPSLVRSAVPNYFVSKLAASKVKVILSGEGADELFAGYQYLSEYQDTNKLNEEIVRMLNVLHYVNLQRADRMSMAHSLELRVPFLDLEVIKDALKIPADLKVHKKDRMEKWLLRKAFDGWIPENVLWRTKEEFSEGSGALDVLDAYANEVFSDQEFERIQKESNVPIRSKQEALYYRIFKKHFPQQSALDSVGKWATA, encoded by the coding sequence ATGTGTGGCATTTTTGCAACAACCAGACCAGTAGATGAAAAAATGATGGACAGCGTGCTGGAAAGCATGAAGCACCGCGGCCCCGATGAAGGGAAACACGTCGAAGTAAACGCCTTTCACCTCGGGCATCAGCGACTCTCAATTGTAGGACTGGACGATGGCATTCAGCCGATTACAAATGCCGAAGAAAATAAATGGCTCGTCTGTAACGGTGAGATCTATAATCATCTCCGCCTCAGAAATGAAGATCTTTATGGCGAACAATTTCTTACACACTCAGACAGTGAAGCCGTTCTTAAACTTTACGAAAAAGAAGGAGCAGAAAGCATAGAGAAACTGGATGGCATGTTCGGGTACTTTATTGCAGATGTAGAAAACAATACTTTTGTGGCGGGACGTGACACGCTAGGAATCAAGCCTCTTTACTACGGCCGGGACGAGGAAGGGCACTACTATTTTTCCTCAGAACTTAAGACGCTCTATCTTCTGATTGATGATGCCCATGAGTTCCCGCACGGGCATTACTTTACGCCGGAAAAAGGATTTGTTTCCTACCGTAAGATCGAAGCCCCTCACATTGAAAAACCTGATCATGACGTGGATGCCCACCTTGTGACGATACGTGAAAACCTTGTGGGATCGGTTAAGAAGCGCCTTATGGCGGATGTTGAAGTTGGGGTGCTTCTCAGCGGAGGGCTGGACAGCAGTCTGATTGCAGCCATTGCAAATGAGCACACAGACAAACCGATCAAATCATTCTGCGTTGGATCCGAAGGCAGTGCGGACATCCTCCGTGCCCGCGAAGTGGCGGAATACCTCGGCACCGAGCACTATGAATATATTTACACTGAAGAAGAACTTGTCGAAGCAATGGAAAACGTGATTTATCATCTTGAATCATATGAGCCCTCACTTGTACGCAGCGCGGTTCCGAACTATTTCGTTTCAAAGCTCGCCGCCAGCAAAGTGAAGGTCATTCTCTCAGGTGAAGGGGCTGACGAGCTTTTCGCCGGCTATCAGTACCTGAGCGAGTATCAGGACACGAACAAGCTCAATGAGGAAATTGTCCGCATGCTCAACGTGCTGCACTACGTGAACCTGCAGCGTGCCGACCGGATGAGCATGGCGCACTCCCTTGAACTGCGGGTGCCGTTTCTCGATCTCGAAGTGATCAAGGACGCACTGAAAATTCCCGCGGATCTGAAGGTGCACAAAAAAGACCGTATGGAAAAATGGCTTCTCAGAAAAGCGTTTGACGGCTGGATTCCGGAGAACGTGCTTTGGAGAACGAAAGAGGAGTTCTCAGAAGGAAGCGGAGCACTGGACGTTCTCGACGCCTATGCGAATGAAGTTTTCTCGGATCAGGAATTTGAGCGGATCCAGAAAGAGTCCAATGTGCCGATCAGAAGCAAGCAGGAAGCCCTTTACTACCGCATCTTTAAGAAACATTTTCCTCAGCAGTCCGCACTGGACAGCGTTGGAAAATGGGCAACCGCATAG
- the chrA gene encoding chromate efflux transporter has protein sequence MFKNVLEIFFVSLRLGLTSFGGPVAHLGYFHNEYVKRRKWLDDKAYADLVALSQFIPGPASSQVGIGIGLMRAGLPGAVASFIGFTLPSVAVLIGFAFMIQTYDLTDAGWIYGLKIVAVAVVAQAIMGMGKKLAPDRERASIAIVTLILVLLWQTVYSQVAFIVLAGVAGYFVYRHQKPEDTPDILTGLSYRFAAGCLGLFFTLLALLPLARQMFEAQWLALFDSFYRAGALVFGGGHVVLPLLEREVVPSGLVGADEFLAGYGATQAVPGPLFTFASYLGTVAGGISGGLIATAAIFLPAFLLILGTLPFWSRIRKHPVIQPAVLGVNAAVVGILAAALYNPIFTSAIDTAVDFAFAAGLFGLLVYWKMPAWLVVLIGIVGGAVISWLFYGQILFGL, from the coding sequence ATGTTCAAAAATGTTCTTGAGATTTTCTTTGTTTCACTCAGGCTCGGACTCACTTCTTTCGGAGGCCCGGTTGCTCACCTTGGTTACTTTCACAATGAATACGTCAAGCGACGGAAATGGCTCGATGATAAAGCTTACGCCGATCTTGTTGCCCTTTCCCAGTTTATTCCGGGACCGGCAAGCAGTCAGGTCGGGATCGGGATCGGATTAATGAGAGCTGGCCTCCCAGGCGCGGTGGCATCGTTTATTGGCTTTACACTTCCCTCTGTGGCTGTTCTGATCGGCTTTGCCTTTATGATCCAGACCTATGATCTTACGGACGCCGGCTGGATCTATGGATTGAAAATCGTGGCGGTAGCGGTCGTGGCCCAGGCCATTATGGGCATGGGAAAAAAGCTCGCCCCTGATCGTGAACGGGCTTCGATTGCCATCGTGACACTTATTCTTGTTCTTTTATGGCAGACCGTTTACAGTCAGGTCGCCTTTATCGTTCTTGCCGGAGTGGCGGGGTACTTTGTTTACAGGCACCAGAAGCCGGAAGACACACCCGACATTCTGACCGGGCTCAGTTACCGCTTTGCGGCCGGCTGTCTCGGACTGTTCTTTACGCTGCTCGCTCTTCTGCCGCTGGCGCGTCAGATGTTTGAAGCCCAGTGGCTTGCCCTCTTCGACAGCTTTTACCGTGCAGGCGCACTCGTGTTTGGCGGCGGGCACGTTGTGCTGCCTCTTCTCGAGCGGGAAGTTGTGCCTTCCGGACTTGTTGGCGCGGATGAATTTCTTGCCGGTTACGGGGCCACCCAGGCTGTTCCCGGGCCGCTGTTTACTTTCGCCTCGTACCTGGGAACGGTTGCCGGCGGGATCAGCGGGGGGCTGATCGCGACCGCAGCAATCTTCCTGCCGGCGTTTCTTCTGATTCTCGGCACCCTGCCGTTCTGGAGCCGGATTCGTAAACACCCGGTCATTCAGCCTGCTGTACTCGGTGTGAATGCCGCGGTCGTTGGAATTCTCGCGGCAGCCCTTTATAATCCGATTTTCACAAGCGCTATTGATACAGCAGTCGATTTTGCTTTTGCCGCCGGCCTTTTCGGTCTTCTCGTTTACTGGAAAATGCCGGCCTGGCTCGTCGTACTCATCGGAATCGTCGGAGGAGCTGTTATTTCCTGGCTGTTTTACGGTCAGATTCTCTTCGGACTCTAG
- a CDS encoding DUF1538 domain-containing protein: protein MSHFFEQFKEVSMAILPMVLVVTVLQYTLIGLPHDIFIQFLIGVLFVGIGLFLFLVGVHIGLLPIGEMIGSTLPKIKKTWLIVAVGFFLGLVVTIAEPDVRVLAFQIDQVSDGAISNHLLVYTVAIGVALFVALAMIKMMLNLSFVHLLIGGYGLVFLLAIFTPAHFLPISFDAGGVTTGPMTVPFILALGVGVASVLRAKDGSRTSDGFGFVALASIGPILAVMILGVIFG, encoded by the coding sequence ATGAGCCATTTCTTTGAGCAGTTTAAAGAAGTCAGCATGGCTATTCTTCCCATGGTTCTCGTAGTAACTGTCCTCCAGTACACGCTCATCGGTCTCCCTCACGATATTTTTATCCAGTTTCTTATCGGTGTCCTGTTTGTCGGAATCGGCCTTTTCCTTTTTCTCGTCGGCGTTCATATCGGACTTTTGCCCATCGGGGAAATGATTGGTTCAACTCTGCCTAAAATTAAGAAAACATGGCTGATTGTAGCTGTTGGTTTCTTCCTCGGGCTTGTAGTGACGATTGCCGAACCGGATGTCCGGGTCCTGGCCTTCCAGATTGACCAGGTATCCGATGGTGCGATTTCAAATCATCTGCTCGTATACACCGTAGCGATCGGCGTTGCTCTGTTCGTGGCACTCGCCATGATAAAAATGATGCTGAATCTGTCCTTCGTTCATTTGCTTATCGGAGGCTACGGACTTGTCTTTCTTCTGGCGATTTTCACACCGGCACATTTTCTGCCTATCAGCTTTGATGCAGGAGGCGTCACCACAGGGCCCATGACCGTTCCCTTTATCCTCGCCCTCGGCGTTGGCGTTGCTTCCGTGCTCCGGGCAAAAGACGGCAGCCGGACGAGTGACGGCTTCGGGTTCGTGGCCTTGGCCTCGATCGGTCCGATTCTCGCCGTCATGATCCTGGGGGTGATTTTTGGATGA